A window of the Streptomyces finlayi genome harbors these coding sequences:
- a CDS encoding sensor histidine kinase, with protein MAVGMSRPRETHTALVRAAAAEPVPPGGTGTVVGAGDLDPDDLPDGLVVADETGRVICFNSAAARITATPRAAALGRPLEHALPLEDLKGRRWWTLTDPYGGLATRVGQPERNLLLPGGREVLVCARYVRESPTGPVRRLVVSLRGTEARRRTELSHAELIATVAHELRSPLTSVKGFTATLLAKWERFTDDQKRLMLETVDADANRVTRLIAELLDISRIDSGRLELRRQPVDISAAVERHVQAHIATGQAPDRFLVRTRQPLPTLWADPDKVDQVLGNLLENAVRHGEGTVTIEIAPAPAPAVSDETGTAVTVSDEGPGIPEESMGRVFTRFWRGSKRGGTGLGLYIVKGIVEAHGGTITVDRGPGGGAEFRFILPVSTPAYLA; from the coding sequence ATGGCAGTCGGCATGAGCAGGCCGCGAGAGACACACACGGCCTTAGTGCGCGCCGCAGCCGCCGAACCCGTACCACCGGGCGGGACCGGCACCGTTGTCGGAGCCGGCGACCTGGACCCGGACGATCTGCCCGACGGTCTCGTCGTCGCCGACGAGACCGGCAGGGTCATCTGCTTCAACTCCGCCGCGGCCCGGATCACGGCCACCCCGCGCGCCGCCGCGCTCGGCCGCCCACTGGAGCACGCGCTGCCCCTCGAGGACCTCAAGGGCCGGCGCTGGTGGACCCTGACCGACCCGTACGGAGGGCTGGCCACCCGCGTCGGCCAGCCCGAACGCAATCTGCTCCTGCCCGGTGGGCGCGAGGTCCTGGTCTGCGCGCGGTACGTACGCGAGAGCCCGACCGGGCCGGTGCGCCGGCTGGTGGTCTCCCTGCGGGGCACCGAGGCCCGCCGCCGTACGGAACTCAGCCACGCCGAACTGATCGCCACCGTCGCCCACGAGCTGCGCTCGCCGCTGACGTCGGTCAAGGGCTTCACCGCGACCCTGCTCGCCAAATGGGAACGGTTCACCGACGACCAGAAGCGGCTGATGCTGGAGACCGTCGACGCCGACGCCAACCGCGTCACCCGGCTCATCGCCGAGCTGCTCGACATCTCCCGTATCGACTCCGGCCGTCTGGAACTGCGCCGCCAGCCCGTGGACATCTCCGCCGCTGTCGAGCGCCACGTCCAGGCCCACATCGCGACCGGTCAGGCACCCGACCGCTTCCTCGTCCGCACCCGCCAGCCGCTGCCCACCCTGTGGGCCGACCCGGACAAGGTCGACCAGGTCCTCGGCAACCTCCTGGAAAACGCGGTGCGCCACGGCGAGGGAACCGTCACCATTGAGATCGCCCCCGCACCCGCGCCGGCCGTGAGCGACGAGACAGGAACGGCAGTCACCGTGAGCGACGAAGGCCCTGGCATCCCCGAGGAGTCGATGGGCCGCGTCTTCACCCGTTTCTGGCGGGGGAGCAAGCGCGGCGGCACGGGCCTGGGCCTCTACATCGTCAAGGGCATCGTCGAGGCGCACGGCGGCACGATCACCGTCGACCGGGGGCCCGGCGGCGGGGCCGAATTCCGATTTATCCTGCCTGTGAGCACCCCGGCCTATCTGGCCTGA
- the pheS gene encoding phenylalanine--tRNA ligase subunit alpha: MSAPNKSYDPVEVEALKPEEIERMRDEAFAAFAAAGDLDALAQAKTAHTGGTSPLSLANREIGALPPQAKAEAGKRVGQARGAVSKAFAARQAELEAERDARVLVEEAVDVTLPYDRTTAGARHPLTTIMERVADVFVAMGYEIAEGPEVEAEWFNFDALNFVPDHPARQMQDTFFVQGTTPEGKATTGDESGIVLRTHTSPVQARSLLSRKPPVYVVCPGRVYRTDELDATHTPVFHQIELLAVDEGLTMADLKGTLDHMVQALFGPDMKTRLRPNFFPFTEPSAEMDMVCYVCRGESVGNPDRPCRTCGSEGWIELGGCGMVNPKVLIACGVDPEKYSGFAFGFGIERMLMFRHNVEDMRDMVEGDVRFTRPFGMEI; encoded by the coding sequence ATGTCGGCACCGAACAAGTCGTACGACCCAGTCGAGGTCGAGGCACTGAAACCGGAAGAGATCGAGCGCATGCGGGACGAGGCCTTCGCCGCCTTCGCCGCCGCGGGCGACCTCGACGCGCTCGCCCAGGCGAAGACCGCGCACACCGGTGGTACCTCGCCCCTGTCGCTCGCCAACCGGGAGATCGGCGCTCTGCCGCCGCAGGCCAAGGCCGAGGCGGGCAAGCGCGTGGGCCAGGCCCGCGGCGCCGTCTCCAAGGCCTTCGCCGCCCGCCAGGCAGAGCTGGAGGCGGAGCGTGACGCCCGGGTCCTGGTCGAGGAGGCAGTCGATGTCACGCTGCCCTACGACCGCACCACGGCGGGCGCCCGGCACCCGCTGACCACGATCATGGAGCGCGTCGCCGACGTCTTCGTGGCGATGGGCTACGAGATCGCCGAGGGCCCCGAGGTCGAGGCGGAGTGGTTCAACTTCGACGCCCTGAACTTCGTGCCCGACCACCCGGCCCGGCAGATGCAGGACACGTTCTTCGTCCAGGGCACCACGCCCGAAGGCAAGGCGACGACGGGCGACGAGTCCGGCATCGTGCTGCGTACGCACACCTCGCCGGTCCAGGCACGCTCGCTGCTCAGCAGGAAGCCTCCCGTCTACGTGGTCTGCCCCGGCCGGGTCTACCGCACCGACGAGCTCGACGCGACACACACCCCGGTCTTCCACCAGATCGAGCTGCTGGCCGTCGACGAGGGTCTCACCATGGCCGACCTCAAGGGCACCCTCGACCACATGGTCCAGGCGCTCTTCGGTCCGGACATGAAGACCCGGCTCCGGCCGAACTTCTTCCCGTTCACCGAGCCGTCCGCCGAGATGGACATGGTCTGCTACGTCTGCCGCGGCGAGTCCGTCGGCAACCCGGACCGCCCCTGCCGCACCTGCGGCAGCGAGGGCTGGATCGAGCTGGGCGGCTGCGGCATGGTCAACCCCAAGGTGCTCATCGCCTGCGGTGTCGACCCCGAGAAGTACAGCGGATTCGCCTTCGGGTTCGGCATCGAACGGATGCTGATGTTCCGCCACAACGTCGAAGACATGCGAGACATGGTCGAGGGTGACGTCCGGTTCACCCGGCCGTTCGGGATGGAGATCTGA
- the pheT gene encoding phenylalanine--tRNA ligase subunit beta, which translates to MRVPLSWLREYVDLPATETGREVQAKLVAVGLEVETVEQIGAGLKGPLVVGQVLTIEELEGFKKPIRFCTVDVGTANGTGEPQEIVCGARNFSVGDKVVVVLPGAVLPGDFAIAARQTYGKTSHGMICSTDELGMGDDGTHGIIVLPPEHEAGTDAIELLELVDEVLDIAVTPDRGYCLSMRGVAREAAIAYGLPLRDPALLDVPAPNAFGYPVKVSDPFRCDRFTARTVVGLEPEARSPIWLQRRLQKAGMRPISLAVDVTNYVMLELGQPLHAYDRTLVDGPIGVRRAQQGEKLTTLDGSVRVLDAEDLVITDNRGPIGLAGVMGGADTEIADTAAGEHTTTSVVIEAAHFDAISVARTARRHKLSSEASKRFERGVDPAAAAAAAQRTVDLLVLLAGGTAESGVTEISAPSAPRTIAMPADHPDRVAGVAYGRETVVRRLQQVGCDVYGQDELIVTVPSWRPDLAEPNDLAEEVIRLEGYENLPSTLPTPPSGRGLTDRQRLHRRIGRALAGAGYVEVLSYPFIGSAVLDQLGLDKDDARRRTVTLVNPLSDEEPALRTTLLPGLLGALRRNDGRGSHDLALFETGLVFRPTGSETQAVRLPVDRRPTDEEIAGLDAALPRQPRRAAVVLAGSREQAGWWGKGRPADWADAVEAARTIAREAGVELIVRGDQHAPWHPGRCAALYVTVNGEETLFGHAGELHPRVVKELHLPERTCAMEVELDVLEQAVDGVLRAPRVSAFPVATQDVALIVDQDVTAADVERALREGAGELLESLRLFDVFTGEQIGEGRKSLAYALRFRAPDRTLTVEEASAARGTAVALAAERTGAVLRGA; encoded by the coding sequence ATGCGCGTCCCGCTTTCCTGGCTGCGGGAGTACGTCGACCTGCCGGCGACGGAGACCGGCCGTGAGGTGCAGGCCAAGCTCGTCGCCGTGGGACTGGAGGTCGAGACCGTCGAGCAGATCGGCGCCGGCCTCAAGGGCCCGCTGGTCGTCGGACAGGTCCTGACCATCGAGGAGCTGGAGGGCTTCAAGAAGCCCATCCGCTTCTGCACGGTCGACGTCGGCACGGCCAACGGCACCGGCGAACCGCAGGAGATCGTCTGCGGAGCCCGTAACTTCTCCGTCGGCGACAAGGTCGTCGTGGTCCTCCCCGGCGCCGTGCTGCCCGGTGACTTCGCCATCGCCGCACGTCAGACGTACGGCAAGACCTCCCACGGCATGATCTGCTCCACCGACGAGCTCGGCATGGGCGACGACGGCACCCACGGCATCATCGTGCTGCCGCCGGAGCACGAGGCCGGTACCGACGCGATCGAGCTCCTGGAGCTCGTCGACGAGGTCCTCGACATCGCCGTCACCCCGGACCGGGGCTACTGCCTCTCCATGCGCGGCGTCGCCCGTGAGGCGGCCATCGCGTACGGGCTGCCGCTGCGCGACCCGGCCCTCCTCGACGTACCCGCGCCGAACGCCTTCGGCTACCCGGTGAAGGTGTCCGACCCCTTCCGCTGCGACCGCTTCACCGCACGCACCGTGGTCGGCCTGGAGCCCGAGGCGCGTTCCCCGATCTGGCTGCAGCGCCGTCTGCAGAAGGCCGGGATGCGCCCGATCTCGCTCGCCGTCGACGTCACCAACTACGTGATGCTCGAACTCGGCCAGCCGCTGCACGCCTACGACCGGACCCTCGTCGACGGGCCGATCGGGGTGCGCCGCGCCCAGCAGGGCGAGAAGCTCACCACGCTCGACGGCTCCGTGCGCGTCCTGGACGCCGAGGACCTCGTCATCACCGACAACCGCGGGCCGATCGGCCTCGCGGGTGTCATGGGCGGCGCCGACACCGAGATCGCGGACACCGCCGCCGGTGAGCACACCACCACCTCGGTCGTCATCGAGGCGGCGCACTTCGACGCGATCTCGGTCGCCCGCACCGCGCGCCGTCACAAGCTGTCCTCCGAGGCGTCCAAGCGCTTCGAGCGCGGTGTCGACCCGGCCGCGGCCGCCGCCGCCGCACAGCGCACGGTGGACCTGCTGGTCCTCCTCGCGGGCGGCACCGCCGAGTCGGGCGTCACCGAGATCAGTGCCCCGTCCGCCCCCCGCACCATCGCCATGCCGGCCGACCACCCCGACCGGGTGGCCGGCGTCGCGTACGGCAGGGAGACCGTCGTACGCCGCCTCCAGCAGGTCGGCTGCGACGTCTACGGGCAGGACGAGCTGATCGTCACGGTGCCGTCCTGGCGCCCCGACCTCGCCGAGCCGAACGACCTGGCCGAAGAGGTCATCCGCCTGGAGGGCTACGAGAACCTTCCGTCGACCCTGCCCACGCCGCCGTCCGGCCGCGGGCTCACCGACAGGCAGCGGCTGCACCGCCGCATCGGCCGGGCGCTCGCCGGAGCGGGCTACGTCGAGGTGCTCAGCTACCCGTTCATCGGCAGCGCCGTCCTGGACCAGCTCGGCCTGGACAAGGACGACGCCCGCCGCCGTACGGTCACGCTCGTCAACCCGCTCTCCGACGAGGAACCGGCGCTGCGCACCACGCTGCTGCCCGGCCTCCTCGGCGCACTGCGGCGCAACGACGGCCGGGGCAGCCACGACCTCGCGCTCTTCGAGACCGGCCTCGTCTTCAGGCCGACCGGCAGCGAGACGCAGGCCGTCCGGCTTCCGGTCGACCGCCGCCCCACCGATGAGGAGATCGCCGGACTCGACGCCGCTCTGCCGCGTCAGCCGCGCCGGGCCGCCGTCGTCCTCGCGGGCTCCCGCGAGCAGGCCGGCTGGTGGGGCAAGGGCCGCCCGGCCGACTGGGCGGACGCCGTCGAGGCGGCCCGCACGATCGCCCGCGAGGCGGGTGTCGAGCTCATCGTCCGCGGTGACCAGCACGCCCCGTGGCACCCCGGCCGCTGCGCCGCGCTGTACGTCACGGTGAACGGTGAGGAAACGCTCTTCGGGCACGCCGGTGAGCTTCACCCCCGGGTCGTCAAGGAACTCCACCTGCCGGAGCGCACCTGCGCCATGGAGGTCGAGCTCGACGTCCTGGAGCAGGCCGTGGACGGTGTCCTGCGGGCGCCGCGGGTCTCGGCCTTCCCGGTCGCCACCCAGGACGTCGCGCTGATCGTGGACCAGGACGTGACCGCCGCGGACGTGGAGCGTGCGCTGCGCGAGGGCGCGGGCGAACTCCTCGAATCGCTGCGGCTGTTCGACGTCTTCACCGGCGAGCAGATCGGTGAGGGCAGGAAGTCCCTGGCGTACGCGCTCCGGTTCCGTGCCCCGGACCGCACGCTGACCGTCGAGGAGGCTTCGGCCGCCCGTGGCACGGCGGTCGCCCTGGCCGCCGAACGGACCGGTGCGGTGCTGCGCGGCGCGTAG
- a CDS encoding transcriptional regulator, with the protein MEPNILLESLIDEAGVSRAGLACHVNRAGRARGLDLRYEHTAVARWIKGQRPRGQVPDLICDVLGARLRRPLTLDDIGMGPPGGNTVVHGSPLTGFVERASALWRFDEQRRAQVVGAPAVTGTTAVMPVWEWENPPEDADVSRPGPARVGPADIVMLRAARDHYEQMYRKAGGMATRSRVVGFLNAETAPLLRGGYSDLMGRQLHRAAGGLVAVAGICAYDSDAHGLAQRYFHQALRLAKASGDRGLGGYVIALLVNQSLFLAEYRRSVAFAEAALRAACTRITPALAADLYAMQAKAYAHLGDGANARTCIRRAESEAGRIHPCREPDETGYVQPGLVEVQVAEALLALGDLRGAREHAATAARAPAHDRGQVHRLAMLTRTELAQGEADRAARTASDMAERARGMESRRLRDRLRSVREQLAASGCAEAEEAVGLIDGALRVPL; encoded by the coding sequence ATGGAGCCCAACATCCTGCTCGAATCCCTGATCGACGAGGCCGGAGTGTCCCGGGCCGGCCTCGCCTGTCATGTCAATCGGGCCGGCCGGGCCCGCGGTCTGGACCTGCGGTACGAACACACGGCGGTGGCCCGCTGGATCAAGGGACAGCGCCCGCGCGGGCAGGTGCCCGATCTGATCTGCGACGTACTCGGGGCGCGCCTGCGCCGGCCCCTCACCCTCGACGACATCGGGATGGGACCCCCCGGCGGGAACACGGTGGTGCACGGTTCTCCCCTCACCGGATTCGTCGAGCGGGCGTCCGCGCTGTGGCGTTTCGACGAACAGCGGCGCGCGCAGGTCGTCGGAGCGCCCGCGGTCACCGGGACGACCGCGGTGATGCCGGTGTGGGAGTGGGAGAACCCTCCCGAGGACGCCGACGTCTCGCGGCCCGGCCCGGCCCGCGTCGGTCCGGCGGACATCGTGATGCTCCGCGCGGCCCGCGACCACTACGAGCAGATGTACCGCAAGGCCGGTGGTATGGCGACCCGTTCGCGCGTCGTCGGCTTCCTCAACGCCGAGACGGCGCCACTGCTGCGCGGCGGCTACAGCGACCTGATGGGCCGTCAGCTGCACCGGGCGGCCGGCGGACTGGTCGCGGTCGCCGGGATCTGCGCGTACGACTCCGACGCCCACGGCCTCGCCCAGCGCTACTTCCACCAGGCGCTGCGCCTGGCGAAGGCCAGTGGTGACCGGGGGCTGGGCGGCTACGTGATCGCGCTGCTGGTCAACCAGTCCCTGTTCCTTGCCGAATACCGCCGGTCCGTCGCCTTCGCCGAAGCCGCGCTGCGGGCGGCGTGCACCCGCATCACCCCGGCGCTCGCGGCCGATCTGTACGCGATGCAGGCCAAGGCGTACGCCCACCTCGGGGACGGTGCCAACGCCCGTACGTGCATCCGTCGCGCGGAGTCGGAGGCCGGCCGCATCCACCCGTGCCGGGAGCCGGACGAGACGGGGTACGTCCAGCCGGGCCTGGTCGAGGTGCAGGTGGCCGAGGCGCTGCTGGCCCTCGGGGACCTGAGGGGCGCCCGTGAGCACGCGGCCACAGCGGCACGCGCCCCGGCCCATGATCGGGGTCAGGTGCACCGGCTGGCGATGCTCACCCGTACCGAGCTGGCTCAGGGGGAGGCGGACCGGGCGGCGCGCACCGCCTCGGACATGGCCGAACGGGCCAGGGGCATGGAGTCCCGGCGGCTGCGCGACCGGCTCCGTTCGGTCCGTGAACAGCTGGCGGCGAGCGGCTGCGCGGAGGCGGAGGAGGCGGTCGGGCTCATCGACGGAGCGCTGCGCGTGCCTCTGTGA
- a CDS encoding NUDIX hydrolase has protein sequence MQWTNLNEHTVYENHWFRVNLADVVLPDGRHLDHFVIRLRPVAAATVVNEANEVLLLWRHRFITGSWGWELAAGVVEDGEDIASAAAREMEEETGWRPGELEPLMTVEPASGLIDARHHLYWSREATYTGHPQDDFESSRRAWVPLKLVPDLIARGEIPAAGMAAGLLMLHHLRLG, from the coding sequence GTGCAGTGGACGAACTTAAATGAGCACACGGTGTACGAGAACCATTGGTTCCGGGTCAATCTGGCGGATGTCGTTCTCCCTGACGGGCGGCACCTCGATCACTTCGTCATCCGGCTGCGTCCGGTCGCGGCGGCGACCGTCGTCAACGAGGCCAACGAGGTGCTGCTGCTGTGGCGGCACCGTTTCATCACCGGCAGCTGGGGCTGGGAGCTCGCGGCGGGTGTGGTCGAGGACGGCGAGGACATCGCCTCCGCCGCCGCCCGGGAGATGGAGGAGGAGACCGGCTGGCGCCCGGGCGAGCTGGAGCCGCTGATGACCGTGGAGCCCGCCAGCGGGCTCATCGATGCCCGGCACCATCTCTACTGGTCCCGGGAGGCCACGTACACCGGCCATCCCCAGGACGACTTCGAGTCCTCGCGCCGCGCATGGGTGCCGCTCAAGCTCGTACCCGACCTGATCGCCCGCGGTGAGATCCCCGCGGCCGGCATGGCGGCCGGACTGCTGATGCTCCATCACCTGCGGCTCGGCTGA
- a CDS encoding 3-hydroxyacyl-CoA dehydrogenase family protein, with translation MESPREVPGAGKTAAQPTKLQVTRLHAAQLSCTPKKPLYAAPPLLQRMVDAGRLGRKTGSGFYPYS, from the coding sequence ATCGAAAGTCCCCGAGAAGTCCCTGGCGCTGGCAAAACCGCCGCACAACCAACGAAACTGCAGGTCACACGACTACACGCAGCGCAGCTCAGTTGTACGCCGAAGAAGCCGCTGTACGCCGCTCCCCCGCTGCTCCAGCGGATGGTGGACGCGGGCAGGCTCGGCCGGAAGACGGGTTCGGGGTTCTACCCGTACTCCTGA
- a CDS encoding site-specific integrase codes for MTTAPATAVAFDGRSAVFAGVDVCREAGLALPQGTGRPVFEDDVWDFTDVVGLPVQLALCTRRFDFTEIADERWRLVGKELVLAMLAPRHPAVAPLPRAHRTALHLRSCAGRLDELTRFCRWLSMNGLSSLAQIDTRICDAYMAHRRYVLDEHGKVVGEHSPGTRRRAAQVVVDLVNYRELFTADRVPADLRPWGGATASAIAEMPCGRTENKTQPVDDVVMQPMLAAALFLMSSLGPHAVELARQIRETDKLSTRKAPGLRAVHVAPVPEFTELLNEYTDTCTPLPMLADHHVADRLANGWSADDPVLAVATGVLARQAGITQFEVRWMHYLRGPLEDAIASVGVKEVFARDGAEITMADASSVLPWTVPLHRLQAVALVGIVRTAAMIVLAAASGMRASELMELRIGCRLPLEEPVPGLTRYRLASKVVKGQPLGGTDDEWVVIEPVYRAVELVEDLHDDRQEGALLFGPFAFSVRYKWFRNWINSPAGHRLGLAPIPDGQVNLRRLRRTLALEMAYRPGGVLASKLHLKHIAVATTEGYASRPGGAQAELLAEVNKHESDRNLNLVMEEFRNYQQGILPAGPGARSLTEFFASIDEKLDPTEATAPKTQRSDRDVLNLLTKRAKVLHLGPANYCWFTDPSRALCLKLAGTPTADRPLIGMCDSARCPQATHHPCHRPAWAEHADKTKIFIGQLGTTRKPERTRLQADFDRALRVVAEIDAASTSMSEESA; via the coding sequence GTGACCACCGCTCCTGCCACTGCTGTCGCCTTCGACGGCCGGTCCGCAGTCTTCGCCGGCGTCGACGTCTGCCGCGAAGCTGGACTCGCACTCCCCCAGGGGACTGGCCGTCCGGTGTTCGAGGACGACGTCTGGGACTTCACCGACGTCGTCGGCCTGCCCGTCCAGCTCGCTCTCTGCACCCGCCGTTTCGACTTCACCGAGATCGCCGATGAGCGGTGGCGGTTGGTCGGGAAGGAACTGGTCCTGGCCATGCTCGCCCCGCGGCACCCGGCGGTCGCTCCGCTGCCCCGGGCTCATCGCACGGCCCTGCACCTGCGCAGTTGCGCGGGCCGCCTGGACGAGCTCACCCGCTTCTGCCGATGGCTCTCCATGAACGGGCTGTCGAGCCTCGCACAGATCGACACCCGCATCTGCGACGCCTACATGGCCCACCGGCGCTACGTCCTCGACGAGCACGGCAAAGTCGTCGGCGAGCACAGCCCGGGAACCCGACGCAGGGCCGCGCAGGTCGTTGTCGACCTGGTCAACTACCGCGAGTTGTTCACCGCTGACCGCGTCCCGGCCGATCTGCGGCCCTGGGGCGGGGCCACCGCCTCCGCCATCGCCGAAATGCCCTGCGGCCGGACCGAGAACAAGACCCAGCCCGTCGACGACGTCGTCATGCAGCCAATGCTCGCCGCCGCTCTGTTTCTTATGTCGTCCCTGGGGCCGCACGCTGTTGAACTCGCCCGGCAGATCCGGGAAACCGACAAGCTATCCACCCGCAAAGCACCGGGGCTCCGTGCGGTCCACGTGGCCCCGGTGCCCGAGTTCACCGAGCTGCTGAACGAGTACACGGATACGTGCACACCCTTGCCGATGCTCGCCGACCACCACGTCGCCGACCGGCTCGCCAACGGTTGGTCCGCCGATGACCCCGTCCTGGCGGTGGCCACGGGAGTGCTGGCCCGGCAGGCCGGGATCACCCAGTTCGAGGTCCGGTGGATGCATTACCTACGCGGACCGTTGGAGGACGCGATTGCGTCGGTCGGGGTGAAGGAGGTCTTCGCCCGGGACGGCGCCGAGATCACCATGGCGGACGCCTCGTCTGTATTGCCCTGGACGGTGCCGTTGCACCGGCTCCAGGCCGTCGCTCTGGTCGGCATCGTCCGCACCGCCGCGATGATCGTGCTGGCCGCGGCGTCCGGCATGCGCGCGAGCGAGTTGATGGAGCTTCGTATCGGCTGCCGCCTTCCCCTCGAAGAGCCCGTCCCCGGGCTCACGCGCTACCGGCTCGCCAGCAAGGTCGTCAAAGGGCAGCCGCTGGGCGGCACCGACGACGAATGGGTCGTCATCGAGCCCGTCTATCGCGCCGTCGAACTCGTCGAAGACCTGCATGACGACCGGCAAGAAGGCGCTCTGCTCTTCGGACCGTTCGCCTTCTCCGTCCGCTACAAGTGGTTCCGCAACTGGATCAACTCCCCGGCAGGGCACCGCCTCGGACTCGCTCCCATCCCCGATGGACAGGTCAATCTGAGGCGGCTGCGTCGCACGCTGGCCCTGGAAATGGCCTACCGTCCGGGCGGCGTGCTGGCCTCCAAGCTGCACCTAAAACATATTGCAGTGGCCACTACAGAAGGGTATGCCTCCCGCCCTGGTGGGGCTCAGGCCGAGCTCCTGGCCGAGGTCAACAAGCACGAGAGCGACCGGAATCTCAACCTGGTCATGGAAGAGTTCCGCAACTACCAGCAGGGCATCCTCCCTGCCGGCCCCGGCGCCCGGAGCCTCACCGAGTTCTTCGCCAGCATCGACGAAAAGCTCGACCCGACAGAAGCAACGGCACCCAAGACACAGCGCAGTGACCGCGACGTGCTCAACCTGCTGACCAAACGCGCCAAGGTGCTTCACCTCGGCCCGGCGAACTACTGCTGGTTCACCGATCCGTCCCGGGCCCTCTGCCTCAAACTGGCCGGCACCCCGACAGCCGACCGTCCGCTGATCGGGATGTGTGACTCCGCCCGCTGCCCGCAGGCCACCCACCACCCCTGCCACCGGCCCGCCTGGGCCGAGCATGCCGACAAGACGAAGATCTTCATCGGCCAGCTCGGCACCACCCGCAAGCCCGAACGCACCCGGCTCCAGGCCGACTTCGACCGAGCCCTCCGCGTCGTCGCCGAGATCGACGCCGCCAGCACCAGCATGAGTGAGGAGTCCGCATGA
- a CDS encoding site-specific integrase has protein sequence MILNFFSSRGWQSWDVEHRPLIPEGMPVLLDDDLCFEDGPAAPRPTAVVNRWLRELPASGAPAPSSWENYARVVKEWMEFLAEHGVGLFDSRVRLKAALSRYAEHRAAGPLKARFAATTWGQHMSILSLFYRWAMHEEYATAEPFTYRAARALFAGTGREVKVNLAVRRTPKPHVTIKYLEPDFTELFRKGLRGLAPDGSQDTGFHGRELTRNAAVGDHALATGMRLQEFTFLLPWEIPALPPEPTAVPIPFPVPAGITKGKKFRTTWTSYEALAGLHDYLDLDRAATTDGSLWRPPRRWGEPLMVTEPDARGGLINGVRRPWESLTPAERRRLVAPEGGSCLLAVKNGGGPFTAWGTVFERTSDRIRARFEPRFPHVWPHRCRHTFSMRTLEYLVTGHYRQAAKLVRDTEADAALVFYLSKGDPLLVLRDLLGHSTVLTTEKYLRRLDTTRIYREAYEGAGAAAGLTEDAAAEREAEAEFDDETEDGDL, from the coding sequence ATGATCCTGAACTTCTTCTCGTCTCGAGGCTGGCAGTCCTGGGACGTCGAGCATCGGCCGTTGATCCCCGAGGGGATGCCCGTGCTCCTCGACGACGACCTGTGCTTCGAGGACGGCCCAGCCGCGCCGCGCCCGACAGCGGTGGTGAACCGGTGGCTGCGGGAGCTCCCGGCCAGCGGGGCGCCGGCGCCGAGCTCGTGGGAGAACTACGCACGGGTGGTCAAGGAGTGGATGGAGTTCCTGGCCGAGCACGGTGTGGGACTGTTCGACTCGCGGGTACGGCTGAAGGCCGCATTGAGCCGGTACGCCGAGCATCGGGCGGCGGGGCCGTTGAAGGCTCGGTTCGCGGCGACGACATGGGGCCAGCACATGAGCATCCTGTCGCTGTTCTACCGGTGGGCGATGCACGAGGAGTACGCGACGGCCGAGCCGTTCACCTACCGGGCCGCGCGGGCCCTGTTCGCCGGGACCGGTCGCGAGGTGAAGGTGAATCTGGCGGTCCGCCGCACCCCGAAGCCGCACGTGACGATCAAATACCTGGAGCCGGACTTCACCGAACTGTTCCGCAAGGGCCTGCGCGGGCTCGCTCCGGACGGCTCGCAGGACACTGGTTTCCACGGGCGGGAGTTGACCCGCAACGCGGCAGTCGGGGATCACGCGCTGGCCACCGGGATGCGGCTGCAGGAGTTCACCTTCCTGCTGCCCTGGGAGATCCCCGCCCTGCCTCCGGAGCCGACCGCGGTTCCCATCCCGTTCCCGGTGCCGGCCGGGATCACCAAGGGCAAGAAGTTCCGCACCACGTGGACCTCTTACGAGGCGCTGGCCGGGCTTCACGACTATCTCGACCTGGACCGGGCCGCCACGACGGACGGCTCGCTCTGGCGGCCGCCACGGCGATGGGGTGAACCGCTGATGGTGACCGAGCCGGACGCCCGGGGCGGGCTGATCAACGGGGTCCGGCGACCTTGGGAGTCGCTGACTCCGGCTGAGCGGCGTCGCCTGGTCGCCCCGGAGGGCGGTTCGTGCCTGCTGGCGGTGAAGAACGGCGGCGGTCCGTTCACGGCCTGGGGCACGGTCTTCGAGCGCACGTCCGACCGGATACGGGCCCGTTTCGAGCCCCGGTTCCCGCATGTGTGGCCCCACCGATGCCGCCACACTTTTTCGATGAGGACCTTGGAGTACCTGGTGACCGGGCACTACCGGCAGGCCGCGAAGCTCGTGCGGGACACTGAGGCCGACGCCGCCCTGGTCTTCTACCTGAGCAAGGGCGACCCGCTGCTGGTGCTTCGTGATCTTCTGGGTCATTCCACTGTTCTGACTACGGAAAAGTACCTTCGCCGCCTGGATACGACGCGCATCTACCGGGAGGCATACGAGGGGGCCGGAGCCGCAGCCGGGCTGACCGAGGACGCGGCCGCCGAGCGGGAAGCCGAGGCCGAGTTCGATGACGAGACCGAGGATGGTGATCTCTGA